The Kogia breviceps isolate mKogBre1 chromosome 4, mKogBre1 haplotype 1, whole genome shotgun sequence genome window below encodes:
- the RGS14 gene encoding regulator of G-protein signaling 14 isoform X2: MPGKPKHLGVPNGRMVLAVSDGELSSTTGPQGQGEGRGSSLSIHSLPSAPSSPFPTEEQPVASWGLSFERLLQDPLGLAYFTEFLKKEFSAENVTFWKACERFQQIPASDTQQLAQEARNIYQEFLSSQALSPVNIDRQAWLGEEVLAEPRPDMFRAQQLQIFNLMKFDSYARFVKSPLYRECLLAEAEGRPLREPGSSRLGSPDATRKKPKLKPGKSLPLGVEELGQLPPAEGPGGRPLRMSFRRELRGGASNSALRRESQGSLNSSASLDLGFLAFVSSKSESHRKSLGSSEGESESRPGKYCCVYLPDGTASLALARPGLTIRDMLAGICEKRGLSLPDIKVYLVGNEQKALVLDQDCAVLADQEVRLENRIIFELELAALERVVRISAKPTKRLQEALQPILAKHGLSPQQVALRRPGEKQPIDLRKLVSSVAAERLVLDTLPGVKITEAGDISPCRSQGCPPTIQDKAAHLPALSLNSLAQAPSSITGKRQTCDIEGLVELLNRVQSSGAHDQRGLLRKEDLVLPEFLQLPAQGPNSQEAPPQTESAAQPKGSPSDSTAHSAL; encoded by the exons GTTCTGGCTGTCTCAGATGGAG AGCTGAGCAGCACGACGGGACCCCAGGGCCAGGGCGAGGGCCGAGGCAGCTCCCTCAGCATCCACAGCCTTCCCAGTGCCCCCAGCAGCCCCTTCCCCACCGAGGAGCAGCCTGTGGCCAGCTGGGGCCTGTCCTTCGAGCGGCTGCTGCAGGACCCGCTGGGCCTGGCTTACTTCACT gagttCCTGAAGAAGGAGTTCAGTGCTGAGAACGTGACTTTCTGGAAGGCCTGTGAGCGCTTCCAGCAGATCCCGGCCAGCGACACCCAgcag TTAGCTCAGGAGGCCCGGAACATCTACCAGGAGTTCCTGTCCAGCCAGGCACTGAGCCCTGTGAACATCGACAGGCAGGCCTGGCTCGGCGAGGAGGTGCTGGCGGAGCCCCGACCGGACATGTTCCGGGCGCAGCAGCTTCAG ATCTTCAACTTGATGAAGTTCGACAGCTACGCACGCTTCGTGAAATCCCCGCTGTACCGCGAGTGCCTCCTTGCGGAGGCCGAAGGTCGCCCCCTGCGGGAACCTGGCTCCTCGCGCCTTGGCAGTCCCGACGCCACGAGAAAG AAGCCGAAGCTGAAGCCCGGAAAGTCGCTGCCGCTGGGCGTGGAGGAGTTGGGGCAGCTGCCTCCTGCTGAGGGCCCTGGGGGCCGCCCGCTCCGCATGTCCTTCCGCAGGG AACTAAGGGGCGGCGCGTCAAACTCAGCCTTGCGCCGAGAGTCCCAGGGGTCCCTCAACTCCTCTGCCAGTCTGGACCTCGGCTTTCTTGCCTTTGTCAGCAGCAAATCTGAG AGCCACCGGAAGAGCCTTGGGAGCTCAGAAGGTGAGAGTGAAAGCCGACCAGGGAAGTATTGCTGCGTGTACCTGCCTGATGGCACAGCCTCCTTGGCCCTGGCCCGACCTGGCCTCACCATCCGTGACATGCTGGCAGGCATCTGTGAGAAACGAGGCCTCTCTCTACCTGACATCAAGGTCTACCTGGTGGGCAATGAGCAG AAGGCCCTGGTCCTGGATCAGGACTGCGCCGTGCTGGCAGACCAGGAAGTGCGGCTGGAGAACAGAATCATTTTCGA GCTCGAGTTGGCGGCGCTGGAGCGCGTGGTGCGGATCTCCGCCAAGCCCACCAAACGGCTGCAGGAGGCGCTGCAGCCCATCCTGGCGAAGCACGGCCTGAGCCCACAACAGGTGGCGCTGCGTCGG CCAGGCGAGAAGCAGCCGATAGATCTGAGGAAGCTAGTGAGTTCGGTGGCGGCCGAGAGATTGGTTTTGGACACTCTCCCAG GTGTGAAGATCACTGAAGCTGGCGACATATCCCCCTGCCGCAGCCAG GGTTGCCCGCCTACAATCCAGGACAAGGCCGCCCACCTCCCTGCACTGTCCCTGAACTCGCTGGCCCAGGCACCCAGTAGTATCACTGGGAAGCGGCAGACCTGTGACATTGAAG GCCTGGTGGAGCTGCTGAACCGGGTGCAGAGCAGTGGAGCCCATGACCAGAGGGGCCTTCTGCGCAAAGAGGACCTGGTGCTTCCAGAATTTCTGCAGCTGCCTGCCCAAGGACCCAACTCCCAGGAGGCCCCACCACAGACTGAATCAGCGGCCCAGCCCAAGGGGAGCCCCTCAGACTCCACTGCGCACTCGGCCCTCTGA
- the RGS14 gene encoding regulator of G-protein signaling 14 isoform X1 — protein sequence MEEKYLRWDWARGWGRLQGSAALVHPPAELSSTTGPQGQGEGRGSSLSIHSLPSAPSSPFPTEEQPVASWGLSFERLLQDPLGLAYFTEFLKKEFSAENVTFWKACERFQQIPASDTQQLAQEARNIYQEFLSSQALSPVNIDRQAWLGEEVLAEPRPDMFRAQQLQIFNLMKFDSYARFVKSPLYRECLLAEAEGRPLREPGSSRLGSPDATRKKPKLKPGKSLPLGVEELGQLPPAEGPGGRPLRMSFRRELRGGASNSALRRESQGSLNSSASLDLGFLAFVSSKSESHRKSLGSSEGESESRPGKYCCVYLPDGTASLALARPGLTIRDMLAGICEKRGLSLPDIKVYLVGNEQKALVLDQDCAVLADQEVRLENRIIFELELAALERVVRISAKPTKRLQEALQPILAKHGLSPQQVALRRPGEKQPIDLRKLVSSVAAERLVLDTLPGVKITEAGDISPCRSQGCPPTIQDKAAHLPALSLNSLAQAPSSITGKRQTCDIEGLVELLNRVQSSGAHDQRGLLRKEDLVLPEFLQLPAQGPNSQEAPPQTESAAQPKGSPSDSTAHSAL from the exons ATGGAG GAAAAGTACCTGAGATGGGAttgggccaggggctggggaaggctgCAAGGCTCAGCTGCACTTGTCCATCCCCCTGCAGAGCTGAGCAGCACGACGGGACCCCAGGGCCAGGGCGAGGGCCGAGGCAGCTCCCTCAGCATCCACAGCCTTCCCAGTGCCCCCAGCAGCCCCTTCCCCACCGAGGAGCAGCCTGTGGCCAGCTGGGGCCTGTCCTTCGAGCGGCTGCTGCAGGACCCGCTGGGCCTGGCTTACTTCACT gagttCCTGAAGAAGGAGTTCAGTGCTGAGAACGTGACTTTCTGGAAGGCCTGTGAGCGCTTCCAGCAGATCCCGGCCAGCGACACCCAgcag TTAGCTCAGGAGGCCCGGAACATCTACCAGGAGTTCCTGTCCAGCCAGGCACTGAGCCCTGTGAACATCGACAGGCAGGCCTGGCTCGGCGAGGAGGTGCTGGCGGAGCCCCGACCGGACATGTTCCGGGCGCAGCAGCTTCAG ATCTTCAACTTGATGAAGTTCGACAGCTACGCACGCTTCGTGAAATCCCCGCTGTACCGCGAGTGCCTCCTTGCGGAGGCCGAAGGTCGCCCCCTGCGGGAACCTGGCTCCTCGCGCCTTGGCAGTCCCGACGCCACGAGAAAG AAGCCGAAGCTGAAGCCCGGAAAGTCGCTGCCGCTGGGCGTGGAGGAGTTGGGGCAGCTGCCTCCTGCTGAGGGCCCTGGGGGCCGCCCGCTCCGCATGTCCTTCCGCAGGG AACTAAGGGGCGGCGCGTCAAACTCAGCCTTGCGCCGAGAGTCCCAGGGGTCCCTCAACTCCTCTGCCAGTCTGGACCTCGGCTTTCTTGCCTTTGTCAGCAGCAAATCTGAG AGCCACCGGAAGAGCCTTGGGAGCTCAGAAGGTGAGAGTGAAAGCCGACCAGGGAAGTATTGCTGCGTGTACCTGCCTGATGGCACAGCCTCCTTGGCCCTGGCCCGACCTGGCCTCACCATCCGTGACATGCTGGCAGGCATCTGTGAGAAACGAGGCCTCTCTCTACCTGACATCAAGGTCTACCTGGTGGGCAATGAGCAG AAGGCCCTGGTCCTGGATCAGGACTGCGCCGTGCTGGCAGACCAGGAAGTGCGGCTGGAGAACAGAATCATTTTCGA GCTCGAGTTGGCGGCGCTGGAGCGCGTGGTGCGGATCTCCGCCAAGCCCACCAAACGGCTGCAGGAGGCGCTGCAGCCCATCCTGGCGAAGCACGGCCTGAGCCCACAACAGGTGGCGCTGCGTCGG CCAGGCGAGAAGCAGCCGATAGATCTGAGGAAGCTAGTGAGTTCGGTGGCGGCCGAGAGATTGGTTTTGGACACTCTCCCAG GTGTGAAGATCACTGAAGCTGGCGACATATCCCCCTGCCGCAGCCAG GGTTGCCCGCCTACAATCCAGGACAAGGCCGCCCACCTCCCTGCACTGTCCCTGAACTCGCTGGCCCAGGCACCCAGTAGTATCACTGGGAAGCGGCAGACCTGTGACATTGAAG GCCTGGTGGAGCTGCTGAACCGGGTGCAGAGCAGTGGAGCCCATGACCAGAGGGGCCTTCTGCGCAAAGAGGACCTGGTGCTTCCAGAATTTCTGCAGCTGCCTGCCCAAGGACCCAACTCCCAGGAGGCCCCACCACAGACTGAATCAGCGGCCCAGCCCAAGGGGAGCCCCTCAGACTCCACTGCGCACTCGGCCCTCTGA